The Acidimicrobiales bacterium DNA window CACGTGCTGGTAGGTGCCGGTAAGCAAGCTGGCCCGACTGGGTCCGCACGGCGCTGCCTGCGCGAAGTGCGAAGCGAACCGCACCCCCTCCGCGGCAAGACGGTCCAGGTTCGGGGTGGACACCGATGGGTGGCCAGCCGCCGAAAGGCAGTCACCACGCCACTGGTCCAGGGTCACCAGCAGAACGTTTGGTCGTCGCATCGTCTCGCATACTGCCAGCCCCGCCGACTCCCGGACAGCAGGTGGCGAACGCGACCGCCACTAACGTCCGGCGATGACTAGGTCACCAACCGTGCGGTCCCTCAGGGACCGGATCCCCCGATCCGGACGACCCCTCGGCCTGCTGCTGGCCTTCACCGGGATGTTCCTGGTCTCCACCGACGCCCTATTGGTTCGGGTGGCAGAACGCGACTCTGCGGTCGACGGCTGGACTATCGCCTGCATGGTCGGCCTCTTCTCCTCGCCGGTGGCCTGGAGTCTGGCCGTCCGGAACATCGGTCGCGATTTTGGACATGAGCTGGTCCGGTGGCGACGCCCACTCCTGGCGACCGGGCTGCTGGGCGCGGTCGGCACCACGTCATTCCTGACCGCGGTGACCCTGACTGCCACATCCAACGTGGTGGCCATTATCGCCTCGGGGCCCATTTTCGCTGCCGTCCTGGCCCGGATAGCCCTCCATGAGCGCACCTCGATGCGAACCTGGCGGGCAATTGGCCTGACCCTGATCGGCATCGTGGTGATCGTCGGAGGGTCGATGGCAAGCGGGGGCATCGCCGGCGACCTGATAGCCCTGCTAGCCATCATGGTCTTCGCCGTCAACCTCGTGCTCTGGCGTAAGTATCCCAACCTGCCCCGTACCCTGGTGGTCGCCGTCACCGCCACCTGTACCTTCCTGCTCACCGCCGTCCCGGCTGATACGAACCTTCTGGACCGTCGGGCTCTGCTAGCCACGCTGGCCATGGGCGGGCTCTTCGGACCGATCGCCCGGCTGTGCATGTCGACGGCCACCCGCCACGCCCCACCTGCCGAGGTCAGCCTCTTCACACCCGTGGAGACGGTCGCCGCTTCGCTGTGGGTTTGGCTGTGGTTCGACGAAGTACCGGCTACCCCGACGTTCATCGGCGGCGTCAT harbors:
- a CDS encoding DMT family transporter, whose amino-acid sequence is MTRSPTVRSLRDRIPRSGRPLGLLLAFTGMFLVSTDALLVRVAERDSAVDGWTIACMVGLFSSPVAWSLAVRNIGRDFGHELVRWRRPLLATGLLGAVGTTSFLTAVTLTATSNVVAIIASGPIFAAVLARIALHERTSMRTWRAIGLTLIGIVVIVGGSMASGGIAGDLIALLAIMVFAVNLVLWRKYPNLPRTLVVAVTATCTFLLTAVPADTNLLDRRALLATLAMGGLFGPIARLCMSTATRHAPPAEVSLFTPVETVAASLWVWLWFDEVPATPTFIGGVIVVASVFYGLTGPAREVDPEPPRQA